A part of Salmo salar chromosome ssa18, Ssal_v3.1, whole genome shotgun sequence genomic DNA contains:
- the rtn4 gene encoding reticulon-4 isoform X5, translating to MENGKTENGDSQPPPQWKDKVVELLYWRDVKTSGVVFGASLSLLLSLTLCSIVSVSSYIGLALLSVTICFRIYKGILQAIQKSDEGHPFKLYLDQDVALSEETVHKYSDCVLTRFNTTVTELRRLFLVEDLVDSLKFAVLMWILTYVGALFNGLTLFILGLVGMFSCPIVYEKYKVQIDHYVGMANKQVKDIIATVQAKVPGLKRVKAE from the exons ATGGAAAACGGAAAAACTGAAAACGGAGACTCCCAGCCTCCGCCACAGTGGAAAGACAAGG TGGTAGAGCTCCTGTACTGGCGCGATGTCAAGACCTCGGGCGTGGTGTTTGGCGCTAGCCTCTCCCTGCTGCTCTCCCTGACACTGTGCAGCATTGTCAGTGTCTCCTCCTACATCGGTctggctctcctctctgtcaccatCTGCTTCAGGATATACAAGGGGATCCTGCAGGCCATCCAGAAGTCTGATGAAGGGCACCCATTCAA gcTGTACCTGGATCAGGATGTGGCTCTGTCAGAGGAAACTGTCCATAAGTACAGCGACTGCGTTCTGACACGGTTCAACACAACAGTCACCGAGCTGCGTCGCCTCTTCCTGGTTGAAGACCTGGTGGATTCCCTAAAG TTTGCTGTGCTGATGTGGATTCTCACCTATGTTGGTGCCTTGTTCAACGGACTCACTCTCTTTATTCTGG gtCTGGTTGGAATGTTTAGCTGCCCCATTGTCTATGAGAAGTACAAG gtACAGATTGACCATTACGTGGGTATGGCCAACAAGCAGGTTAAAGACATTATTGCAAC GGTGCAGGCCAAAGTCCCAGGACTGAAGCGTGTGAAGGCAGAGTAA
- the rtn4 gene encoding reticulon-4 isoform X6 — translation MDAKRVVELLYWRDVKTSGVVFGASLSLLLSLTLCSIVSVSSYIGLALLSVTICFRIYKGILQAIQKSDEGHPFKLYLDQDVALSEETVHKYSDCVLTRFNTTVTELRRLFLVEDLVDSLKFAVLMWILTYVGALFNGLTLFILGLVGMFSCPIVYEKYKVQIDHYVGMANKQVKDIIATVQAKVPGLKRVKAE, via the exons ATGGATGCCAAACGGG TGGTAGAGCTCCTGTACTGGCGCGATGTCAAGACCTCGGGCGTGGTGTTTGGCGCTAGCCTCTCCCTGCTGCTCTCCCTGACACTGTGCAGCATTGTCAGTGTCTCCTCCTACATCGGTctggctctcctctctgtcaccatCTGCTTCAGGATATACAAGGGGATCCTGCAGGCCATCCAGAAGTCTGATGAAGGGCACCCATTCAA gcTGTACCTGGATCAGGATGTGGCTCTGTCAGAGGAAACTGTCCATAAGTACAGCGACTGCGTTCTGACACGGTTCAACACAACAGTCACCGAGCTGCGTCGCCTCTTCCTGGTTGAAGACCTGGTGGATTCCCTAAAG TTTGCTGTGCTGATGTGGATTCTCACCTATGTTGGTGCCTTGTTCAACGGACTCACTCTCTTTATTCTGG gtCTGGTTGGAATGTTTAGCTGCCCCATTGTCTATGAGAAGTACAAG gtACAGATTGACCATTACGTGGGTATGGCCAACAAGCAGGTTAAAGACATTATTGCAAC GGTGCAGGCCAAAGTCCCAGGACTGAAGCGTGTGAAGGCAGAGTAA